AGTGCTGACAACACTGCCCACACTGAACCGCTGACGACGGGTCCACCCCGCCTCAATTCAACTGTTGCTCCTGAAGCTGCTGGGCCAGCCGCTCCAGCAGCGGCGGGACGTGCCCGACTTCCCGGACAAAGAGCGTGCGGCTCTCCCAGCACGCCGTCCGCGCCGCGCTGATCCCGCCGACGTGGGCGGTGGCCCGGATCAGGAAATCGTGCAGGCCCTCGTCGAGGGGATCGACCTCGATCAGCCGTTGGGCGAGCTTGACGCACTTGGCGTAGTCGCCCTGGCTGTACCAGGTGTCCATCGTCTCCAGCCCCACCCGGACGATCCAGCGGCTCATGCGCTCACGCTCCGTCTCCACCCATTCGCTCTCCGAACCCTGTAGAAAATCCTTGACATTGAACTTGGCGGTGAGCATGACATCTGGCTCCATATTCAGCAAGGCATCCCGCACCTGTTGCAAGTCCCACGTCAGGTGGGTCCCCTCACACTGCACCCGGTACACCTGCCCGGCAGGGTCGTAGGGGACGGAGAGCCTGGGCACCAGGCGCTTGAGTTCCAACCGCACCTGGTGGATGTAGTTCTTCGCCCGGACGGGAAGGACGTCCGCGAAGACCTCCGTTTGCAACGTTAAAAGCGTACTCTCGCCGTGCTGGAGCAGGTAAGCAAGGACCTCGACTGACTTCCTCATCTGGAGCCGCACCCGCTGGCCGTTCACGAGGATCGCCGGGGGACCCAGGGTCACCAGCGTCACCTCGGCGACCTGCACCGTTTGCTCTGAAGGAGCGCACAGGACCCGCTCGTACTCGTGCTTACCGAGCGCGTCGAGCAGATGGCGGACCTGTGGCAGGGCGCGCAGTTCGAGGCCCAGGTGCTGCTGACCTCCCAACCCGACGTGGGCGTCCGCCGCTTCACGTAAAGCTTGCCGGGCGGCTTCGGGAGAGCCGAGGCGACTGTGGGCTTCTGCCAGATGCAGGAGGACCCACACCTCCTCACGGGCACAACCGCTGCTCTGGAAATACTTCAGGGCCGTCCTCAGCCGTTTCAACCCGGCGGCGTCCGCCCGGTGAATCAGCGCCGACCCGGGCGCCAGTCGAGGTACGCCTGGGCCCGGGGCGTCTTCACCAGGGCCTTCGCCCTCGCCAGACTGCCACGCTCCGTCGCCTCGTCGCCCGCGGCCATGGCGAGCACGGACAGCCCCAGTTGGGCACATCGCTCGGTCTCAGGTTGTTGCTGCTCGCGGGCGAGGTGGACGGCCCACCCAAACGCTTCGCGGGCCTTATCCCCCTGGCCCCGGGCCCGGAATCACATGCCCCAGAAGTAGGGGAGGGGAGAAGGGCCGAGGTCAGCGGGGACACCGTGGCGTGCCGCTGCGCCGCGTTCAGATGCCCCTGGGCGTCCTCATACTTTCCGAGATACGTGGCACTACTGGTGGCCTGCGCCTGGCGCAAGTAGACCTGTCGGGTGGTGTGGGCGTGTCCTTCGGCAAAGTGGAGGTAGGCCTCCGCCTTCACGTCGCTGTCCTGGTGGGCAGCCACCAGCACGATGGCGTGGGCCACCACCAACTGGCCGGCTGGGTCAGCACCCACCGCGTCCCCCAACGCCTCATCGGGGCCCTGGTACCGAAAACATCTGGGATTAGACCTCCTGCAAAAGTGGGTTCTCGGGCCGCTCTGCCTCTCCACTTTCGCTGCTTGCAAGGAGGAATCCGGGCACGGGTTCGAGAGGCGGAGAGACTTTTTGCAGGAGGTCTATCAGAGTCGGTATGCTGAGACTCGCTATGCGCCAACTTCCCGAATTAAGACAACAATTTATTCAGGCCAACAATCTTCTTGGCGCAGAGACTCTTTCGGAGCGGCCTCTCGTCGGTGCGGGTGGCGACACTTATTTTACCGTCTCGACCGCTGCTGTCCATATTGACCTCTTCGATCAAATCGGCCATATCGGATGTCGTAGCTTCGCCGGTGTGCAACGGACGTTCAGTATGGATAAATATCAGGGCGCAGGGAAGTATCCACTTGCAAATCCGCTAGAGCTAATGGCTTCGACATTTTTATTTAACGAAAGATATGCAGCAGATTGTCTTGCCCCTACACTTAGAACCGCTTTGGATGTTTTTAGAATGGACATTCGAGACATTTGGTTTCGGGTGAGCGGGCGCAACGGTATTCCAAGTGTACTTCAGTTGGCAGGGGTGGCCCAAGATCATGTCGTCATTTCGGATCGTCTGAAGCCGCTCAGTCTCGGAAGCAGCCGCCCAGGCGGAGAGTATATTTTCCTGTACGCACGATATCGGCACGGACTCGTATCGTTAGGTGCCTTCGGCCTCATTGAATATGAGCAGCGCTTTTCTATGGATAGCGCGTTATTTTTGGATCGAGTTCAATTCATTAATGAGGCGGCATCTTCTCCATTTGAGTCAACACTTTTTCTCAACACCATGCCAGCCGTACGGCTTGTGCTCGGGGCATCCTTCAAAGATGAACAATTAAGATTGTGGGCCGTGAGCATCCGGTGTTTGGTGGCATTAATCGGTGACGGCGGTCAAATCGGCCACCGTGGATCTGGCCATGTCATCAAGAACATGGTCCGTTCCATCGCTTATACGCTTGCAGGGGCAGCACTTCCTCCGCACCAAGTAGAACACTTGACCCGTGCCGC
The genomic region above belongs to Deinococcus planocerae and contains:
- a CDS encoding BTAD domain-containing protein, with translation MKRLRTALKYFQSSGCAREEVWVLLHLAEAHSRLGSPEAARQALREAADAHVGLGGQQHLGLELRALPQVRHLLDALGKHEYERVLCAPSEQTVQVAEVTLVTLGPPAILVNGQRVRLQMRKSVEVLAYLLQHGESTLLTLQTEVFADVLPVRAKNYIHQVRLELKRLVPRLSVPYDPAGQVYRVQCEGTHLTWDLQQVRDALLNMEPDVMLTAKFNVKDFLQGSESEWVETERERMSRWIVRVGLETMDTWYSQGDYAKCVKLAQRLIEVDPLDEGLHDFLIRATAHVGGISAARTACWESRTLFVREVGHVPPLLERLAQQLQEQQLN